The genomic window TGTGGTGATGGGTAATTGCGTCACCTACGAGGTCGCTCTGAAACTCATGCGTGCAGGTGCCGCAGGAGTGATGGTTGGCATCGGCCCTGGTGCTGCTTGCACCTCTCGTGGGGTTCTTGGCGTGGGCATCCCCCAAGCCACCGCCGTAGCGGACTGCGCTGCCGCCCGTGAGGACTACGAGCGAGAGAGTGGTCGATACGTTCCGATCGTTGCAGATGGCGGCATCATTACAGGAGGGGACGTATGTAAGTGCATTGCCTGCGGAGCCGATGCGGTCATGATCGGCTCTCCGATCGCCCGAGCATTGGAGGCGCCTGGTCGTGGCTTCCACTGGGGCATGGCCACTCCCAGTCCAGTACTGCCAAGGGGCACAAGAATCAAGGTGGGCAGCACAGGCAGCCTGGAACGCATCCTTAGAGGGCCTGCTCTGCTAGACGATGGCACCCATAACCTTCTAGGAGCTCTCAAAACGTCCATGGGCACTCTTGGGGCCCGTACGATCAAAGAGATGCAACAGGTTGAGGTCGTCATCGCCCCATCTCTGCTGACCGAAGGGAAGGTTTATCAGAAAGCCCAGCAGCTAGGCATGGGCAAGTAAACATTCCGATCGCAGACGAAAACCAATTGGATCCGAGAGAGGCCATGGCTAGTATGAATTCGTGAGGGCTACGGCCCACACACTCCTCACACACACCGGCCCGACGAGCTCGGGCTTTTCGTCTTCTGTGCAAGAGACCGTCACAGTTCCTACCTGTGGAGGCTCTTAAGCATGAATAAAATACAAACGATTGCTAAATTTCCGCAAAATCAACGACCTAAGGAATGTCCAATGCCGCCGCAGTTACCGACGCCTCCTTCGAGCAGGACGTCCTTCAAAGCGACGTGCCTGTGCTAGTTGATTTCTGGGCGCCTTGGTGTGGCCCATGTCGCATGGTTGCTCCGATCGTCGATGAGATTGCCAAGGAATTCGAGAGCAAGATCAAAGTCTTCAAGCTCAACACTGACGAAAACCCCAACGTCGCAAGCCAATACGGTATTCGCAGTATCCCCACCCTGATGGTGTTCAAAGGAGGTCAAAAAGTCGACACAGTTGTTGGTGCAGTGCCCAAAGCCACGCTTTCAGGAACCATTTCAAAGTACCTCTGAAGCTTGATCCAACTTCGATTCCAGCCCTCCTAGATCACCATTGGCCTGATTCAATGCCTCACATGGCTAAAAGGCCAGATTGCGGAGGGTTTCTTTGATTACACGTCTAGGCTTAATTGATTACGGCATGGGCAATCTGCGCTCTGTGCAGATTGCCTTTGAAAGGCTCCACAAGGCTCTTCACATAGTGAGGCAGCCCGCCGACCTCAGCCGCTGTGATGCCTTGATCTTGCCTGGAGTCGGTGCCTTTGATCCCGCCATGGTGCACCTTGAGCAGACCAGATTGGTTCCAGACCTCAAGAGTTGGGTGAAAGGAGGACGACCTCTGCTAGGCATCTGTCTGGGCCTGCAGTTGTTGTTCGAATCGAGTGACGAAGGAAATGCCACCGGCCTAGGGTTGCTTAAGGGCCACGTTCAACGACTGCCCTCCAATCAAGGCGAACGCATTCCCCACATGGGCTGGGCTGCTCTAGAACATCGAAACGACTGCCCGCTGCTTGACAAGGAAGATCCAGACAGCTGGATGTATTTCGTGCATTCCTATGCTGCAGTCCCCAGCCAAAACAGTGATCTTGCGGCCATAGCGCCGTTTGGCCGAGACAACATCACAGCGATGGTCTGGAAAGGCCGACTAGGGGCCTGTCAGTTTCACCCAGAGAAATCCGCCGCAGCCGGCGAGCGCATGCTGCGGCGTTGGCTGAATTGGCTGGAGACCGGCGCAAAACCTGTGCCATGAGTAGCCAGCTAAGGCTTTCCGGAGGGCGCAAGCTTCAGAGTCCCGCTGGCCAAGGCACTAGACCCACGACGAGTCGTGTTCGTGAAGCAGTGATGAACGTGCTAGCCCCACGCTTGCATGACTGCCACTGGCTTGACCTATTTAGCGGCAGTGGAGTAATGGGCTGCGAGGCGTTGCAAAGCGGCGCACGACGTGTAGTAGCTGTTGAACGAAACGCGAAGACAGCCAAAGTCTGTCAAGCCAACCTCATTGCCACCGCCTCTGGCCTCTCCCAGCAGAGCAACATTGAAGTGATCCGCCATGACGTACTGACCTGGCTGAAGAGAGGTTGCCATGCCGCCAAGTTCAATCAACCTTGGGCAGGGGAAAACCCTGGTTTCAACCTGGTCTACCTCGATCCACCTTATTCTTCAAAACTCTATTCAGAAGTCTTCAAAGCCCTGCTTTCAGGCCATTGGCTGCAGAGAGATGCCCTAGTGATCTGTGAGCATGCCACGAACAACAGCGTGGAAACCCCAATGCAGTGGTTTGAACAAGATCGCCGTATCTATGGCAGCAGCGCCTTACTGTTCACCAATCCCCCAGAACAGTATCGCGACGATACTGATTCCAAGCATCCACAAACAATCCAAGCAAAGTGACCGGAATTAAACCCAGAACGATGCCGCAGAGAAGTGGTTCGATCATGGCCTCGCGCCCAGTTGAAAGATTAAGCACAATTGTTTCATGCTCCTGAACTCACCGTGACGGGCCCGTCATCAAACAATCAAAGAAAAAACGGGTTCATTGGACCCCTAGTGGTACTGGCAGCAGCTGTCTGCATTGCAATTTTGTTATGGGTACTAGGGCACTCACAACGAGACCCCTACGTCAACGCCACCCTTGATTTAGAGGGATCTTTGGAGCAAGGAGGTCGGCTGTTCCGCATCAACTGCGCTGGCTGCCACGGGATTACTGCCCAAGGAAACTTAGGCCCGAATCTCCTTGACGTGAGCGAACGCCGCAACGACGCCCAGCTGATCAGGCAAGTGGTAAGCGGCAATACGCCGCCCATGCCCAGGTTCCAGCTTGAGCCTCAAGAAATGGCCGACCTACTGGCTTATTTAAATTCCCTGAATTGAACAAGGACATCCGCTCAATCCAAACGACTGTTGTTCTGGTTGAGCCAATTGGTCCACTGAATCTGGGCAGTGTGGCCAGACTCTGCGCCAACTTCGGAGTACAAGAACTACGCCTGGTCTCGCCCCGCTGCGACCCTGCTGATCCCGAGGCAAGACGCATGGCTGTCCATGGCGTAGCAATGCTTAAGCAGGCAAAACAATTCTCATGCTTGCTCGATGCCGTAGCTGACTGTCACAGAGTTGTAGCCAGCTGCGGCCGATTGGATCATGGCAACATCCCCCTGCAAACCCCCGAACAAGCAGTGCCATGGTTACTAGAGAGCATGAGTGCAGCACCTGTGGCACTGGTATTTGGCCGTGAAGACAGGGGCCTAACCAACGAGGAACTTCAACTCGCCCAACGTGTACTCACTCTGCACAGCTCCCACGGATATCCATCCCTCAACCTCTCGCATGCAGTAGCGATCGTGCTGCATGAGCTACAACGTTGCCAAGGGCAAGGAACGCTCAGGGAAGGGCAATCGGCATGGCCGGACCCAGCATCACCTCGTCAACTCGACGCATGCTTAACAGACGCACAGGATCTCCTGTTAGAGGTGGGATTTCTTTTGAGCCATACGGCCCAAGCCCGCATGGCCAAAGTCCGTGGTTTACTTCAACGCGCTGCCGTCCGTCCCGAGGAAGTAGCCCTGCTGAGAGGGATGGTGAGGCAACTTCGCTGGGCCATCCATTCTCGTCACTCTTAACCTCAGCCGAACTCACTGATCTTCACTTCCTTGTCAAGCAGTCGCCCTTACCGCAACCGCTCAAACGGGGCTGGACCCCTACGGCTTTTGTTGCGTCTGATCTTGATGGGCATCGGCCTCGGCGTGATTACAGGTTCAGCGCTCAAGATGCTCGGCCCACAGGTGAAGCAGGGCAAACTGGACTTGCCGGAGTGGCTTCCTGGGCGAAATTGGATTTCCCTGAAGGGCCTCCCCAGTCGCTTCAACATCGTTGAGGAAGCCACAAACCCCATGCTCAGCAATGGGAATAGTTTGCAACTAGGCAATTTCCAGACGAAGCAAGAACTCACAACGTTGAGCAACCGCTGGAGAGAACTGGCCAAGCAACAAAAAGACTTACAAGCAAGCGCATTCTTGCTAGTGCTTGATGATGGACGCTATGCCGAGCTCTCCGCCGAGACAGCACTGCCTGCTGCTAGCTCAATCAAAACAGCAATCCTGCTGGTAGCTCTCGAACTCATCGATTCCGGTCAGCTCAGCTGGAATGAACCCCTGAAGCTCACGAAAGAGATTATTGGTGGTGGTGCTGGCTGGATGGCCAGCAAGCCGCTTGGCAGCCAATTCCCTGCCCACGAAGTTGCCACCGAGATGATTCGGGTGAGCGATAACACCGCCACCAATCTGCTGATTCAACGCATTGGTGGCAAGGACGTCCTCAATGCACGCTTCAATGCTCTCGGCCTGAGCTCCACGGTGGTGAATAACTGGTTGCCGGATCTACAAGGCACCAATACCACCAGCAGCCACGATCTGGCACGGGCCATCGCACTTGTCGATACTGGGAAAGCCCTTAGCCCACGCACACGGGATCTATTCAGGGAGGCAATGAGCACCTCCGTCAGCAACCGCCTATTACCTGGTGGATTTCTTAAGGGACTGGGCGGCAAGCAAGGAGAGCCTGACAACAGCCTCCTGGCAAAGGGCTACCGCATCTACAACAAAACCGGCGACATCGGCATCGCTTATGCGGATGCTGGCCTAATCGAACTACCTGATGGCAGTCGTGCAGTGGCAGGGTTCATGGTGAAAGGCCCCTTCAACGACCCCCGCTCCACAGAACTAATCCGCGACATGGCAGCCGCTATGGCTCCAGTACTCAAGCCAAAGCCATCGACACCTCGAACGGAATCAACAAACAGCAATCAGCCATGAAGATTCCCGCCCTTTTGTCAGTTGCGCTTTTCAACTTATCCGGAGCAGTGCTTGACACCCCCGCTCTGATTGCTGCCCCAACCGTCAAACAAAGACAGCAACAGGTCAGGCCCCTACCAGGCGGGCTTGACAAGGTGCTGATGGTTAATGACAACAATCCCGAACTCATTACAGGCGAAGGGATTCTGCTCTCCACCTTCCCTACCAAAAACACACAAAGTTCAAGCGCCAAAGCTGACAAAAGCAACCTGGCCGTGCCACTCGATGGTCGTTTCGATCTATTCAGTCACCACGTGTATGCCGGCCTTCCTGATCATCTCGAATCCACCCTCTGGCTAGCAGTGCTGGCTCAGCCACGGGGTGACGAGCCTGTGCAACTGACCCTATTGAGAG from Prochlorococcus marinus str. MIT 9313 includes these protein-coding regions:
- a CDS encoding c-type cytochrome encodes the protein MTGPSSNNQRKNGFIGPLVVLAAAVCIAILLWVLGHSQRDPYVNATLDLEGSLEQGGRLFRINCAGCHGITAQGNLGPNLLDVSERRNDAQLIRQVVSGNTPPMPRFQLEPQEMADLLAYLNSLN
- a CDS encoding serine hydrolase, with amino-acid sequence MSSSRPYRNRSNGAGPLRLLLRLILMGIGLGVITGSALKMLGPQVKQGKLDLPEWLPGRNWISLKGLPSRFNIVEEATNPMLSNGNSLQLGNFQTKQELTTLSNRWRELAKQQKDLQASAFLLVLDDGRYAELSAETALPAASSIKTAILLVALELIDSGQLSWNEPLKLTKEIIGGGAGWMASKPLGSQFPAHEVATEMIRVSDNTATNLLIQRIGGKDVLNARFNALGLSSTVVNNWLPDLQGTNTTSSHDLARAIALVDTGKALSPRTRDLFREAMSTSVSNRLLPGGFLKGLGGKQGEPDNSLLAKGYRIYNKTGDIGIAYADAGLIELPDGSRAVAGFMVKGPFNDPRSTELIRDMAAAMAPVLKPKPSTPRTESTNSNQP
- a CDS encoding RNA methyltransferase — protein: MNKDIRSIQTTVVLVEPIGPLNLGSVARLCANFGVQELRLVSPRCDPADPEARRMAVHGVAMLKQAKQFSCLLDAVADCHRVVASCGRLDHGNIPLQTPEQAVPWLLESMSAAPVALVFGREDRGLTNEELQLAQRVLTLHSSHGYPSLNLSHAVAIVLHELQRCQGQGTLREGQSAWPDPASPRQLDACLTDAQDLLLEVGFLLSHTAQARMAKVRGLLQRAAVRPEEVALLRGMVRQLRWAIHSRHS
- a CDS encoding GuaB3 family IMP dehydrogenase-related protein gives rise to the protein MNIQLGRTKVVRRAYGIDETALVPGGRTVDPEITDTCWNLAGIEREIPIIASAMDSVVNVDMAVALSRLGALGVMNLEGVQTRYKDPNPVLDRISSIGNDAFVPLMQEIYSKPVQEALIYQRIKEIKNQGGIAAVSGTPVAAMRFSKTIAEAGADLFFVQATVVSTEHIGPEGQQTLDLEALCQGMGVPVVMGNCVTYEVALKLMRAGAAGVMVGIGPGAACTSRGVLGVGIPQATAVADCAAAREDYERESGRYVPIVADGGIITGGDVCKCIACGADAVMIGSPIARALEAPGRGFHWGMATPSPVLPRGTRIKVGSTGSLERILRGPALLDDGTHNLLGALKTSMGTLGARTIKEMQQVEVVIAPSLLTEGKVYQKAQQLGMGK
- the petG gene encoding cytochrome b6-f complex subunit V; this translates as MIEPLLCGIVLGLIPVTLLGLFVDAWNQYRRDTVLGDW
- the trxA gene encoding thioredoxin; translated protein: MSNAAAVTDASFEQDVLQSDVPVLVDFWAPWCGPCRMVAPIVDEIAKEFESKIKVFKLNTDENPNVASQYGIRSIPTLMVFKGGQKVDTVVGAVPKATLSGTISKYL
- the hisH gene encoding imidazole glycerol phosphate synthase subunit HisH; this translates as MITRLGLIDYGMGNLRSVQIAFERLHKALHIVRQPADLSRCDALILPGVGAFDPAMVHLEQTRLVPDLKSWVKGGRPLLGICLGLQLLFESSDEGNATGLGLLKGHVQRLPSNQGERIPHMGWAALEHRNDCPLLDKEDPDSWMYFVHSYAAVPSQNSDLAAIAPFGRDNITAMVWKGRLGACQFHPEKSAAAGERMLRRWLNWLETGAKPVP